In the genome of Variibacter gotjawalensis, one region contains:
- a CDS encoding co-chaperone GroES, with translation MAKTKFRPLHDRVVVKRIDAEAKSAGGIIIPDTAKEKPSQGEITAVGPGGRDEAGKLIPIDLKVGDKVLFGKWSGTEVKLDGVDLLIMKESDIMGVIA, from the coding sequence ATGGCCAAGACCAAATTCCGTCCGCTGCACGACCGCGTCGTCGTCAAGCGCATCGACGCCGAAGCCAAGAGCGCCGGCGGCATCATCATCCCGGACACTGCCAAGGAAAAGCCGTCGCAAGGCGAAATCACCGCCGTCGGCCCGGGTGGCCGCGACGAAGCCGGCAAGCTCATCCCGATCGACCTCAAGGTCGGCGACAAGGTCCTGTTCGGCAAGTGGTCGGGCACGGAAGTGAAGCTCGATGGTGTCGACCTCCTCATCATGAAGGAGTCGGACATCATGGGCGTGATCGCTTAA
- the zapE gene encoding cell division protein ZapE, giving the protein MAPSKEPPPQSPEGRAHAFPDRVLTPSGKPPPQSMRGRYEALIASGEIERDPAQEQLVAKYSALEQRLTEHRMARKSSALGWLFGRRENTQQLIKGLYIFGDVGRGKTMLMDLFFAASPIQRKRRAHFHEFMLDVHDRVHTWRQQRKRGEVKGDDPIEPLATALADEAWLLCFDEFHVTDIADAMILARLFKRLFELGVVVVATSNVDPDDLYRDGLNRALFLPFIDLLKLHCEIVRLTSRTDFRLEKLAGAPVYYVPGDKTNDGKLDDAWRRLTGGEKGEPRTLKVHGRDVVVPLTAIGVARFTFDDLCRKPHGAADFLKIAHEFHTLIISGIPVMRYENRNEAKRFITLIDTLYDTSTKLVASADAEPEGLYLATEGVEQMEFRRTISRLTEMRSDEYLALPHGKREGQKDVGSGVIDT; this is encoded by the coding sequence ATGGCTCCCTCGAAAGAACCTCCTCCGCAATCGCCCGAAGGCCGCGCGCATGCGTTTCCGGATCGCGTGCTCACGCCCTCCGGCAAGCCGCCGCCGCAGTCGATGCGCGGACGCTACGAAGCGTTGATCGCGAGCGGCGAGATCGAGCGCGATCCCGCCCAGGAGCAATTGGTCGCAAAGTATTCGGCGCTAGAGCAGCGGCTCACCGAACATCGCATGGCGCGCAAATCCTCCGCGCTCGGCTGGCTGTTCGGCCGCCGCGAGAATACCCAGCAGCTCATCAAGGGCCTCTACATTTTCGGCGACGTCGGCCGCGGCAAGACGATGCTAATGGATTTGTTCTTCGCGGCGAGCCCGATTCAGCGCAAGCGGCGCGCGCATTTCCATGAATTCATGCTCGACGTGCATGATCGCGTGCACACCTGGCGGCAGCAGCGCAAGCGCGGCGAGGTGAAGGGTGACGATCCGATCGAGCCGCTCGCGACGGCGCTTGCCGACGAAGCGTGGCTGCTCTGCTTCGACGAATTCCACGTCACCGATATCGCTGACGCGATGATCCTCGCGCGTTTGTTCAAACGCTTGTTCGAACTCGGCGTCGTCGTCGTTGCGACATCGAACGTCGATCCCGACGATCTCTATCGCGATGGCCTCAACCGCGCGCTGTTTCTGCCGTTCATCGATTTGCTGAAGCTGCATTGCGAAATCGTGCGGCTCACCTCGCGCACGGACTTTCGTCTTGAAAAGCTTGCCGGCGCGCCGGTTTATTACGTGCCGGGCGACAAGACGAATGACGGCAAACTCGACGATGCGTGGCGCAGACTCACGGGCGGCGAGAAGGGTGAGCCGCGCACGCTGAAGGTTCACGGCCGCGACGTTGTCGTGCCGCTCACTGCGATCGGCGTTGCGCGCTTCACGTTCGACGATCTCTGCCGCAAGCCGCACGGCGCCGCCGACTTCTTGAAGATTGCGCACGAGTTTCACACGCTGATCATCAGCGGCATCCCGGTCATGCGGTACGAGAATCGCAACGAGGCGAAGCGGTTCATCACCCTAATCGACACGCTCTACGACACATCGACCAAGCTCGTCGCGTCGGCAGATGCGGAGCCCGAGGGGCTGTATCTCGCGACTGAGGGCGTCGAGCAGATGGAATTCCGCCGCACGATCTCGCGCCTGACCGAAATGCGCTCCGACGAATACCTCGCGCTGCCGCACGGCAAGCGCGAAGGGCAGAAGGATGTCGGCAGCGGGGTTATCGATACTTAA
- the mdh gene encoding malate dehydrogenase gives MPRKKIALIGSGQIGGTLAHLVGLKELGDVVMFDIAEGIPQGKSLDIAESSPVSGFDAKLSGTNGYEEIKDADVCIVTAGVPRKPGMSRDDLIGINLKVMDQVGAGIKKYAPNAFVICITNPLDAMVWALQKSSGLPRNMVVGMAGVLDSARFRYFLADEFNVSVEDVTAFVLGGHGDDMVPLVRYSTVAGIPLPDLVKMGWTTQAKLDAIVDRTRKGGGEIVNLLKTGSAFYAPAASAIQMAESYLKDKKRVLPCAAYLSGEYGVKDLYVGVPCVIGEKGVERVVEISLAKPEQEMFKKSVDSVQGLVEACKKVSPDLAK, from the coding sequence ATGCCGCGTAAAAAGATCGCGCTGATCGGTTCTGGCCAGATTGGCGGAACGCTTGCTCATCTCGTCGGGCTGAAAGAGCTCGGCGATGTCGTCATGTTCGACATTGCGGAAGGCATTCCGCAGGGCAAATCGCTCGATATCGCCGAATCGTCGCCGGTCTCGGGCTTCGACGCGAAGCTTTCCGGCACCAACGGCTACGAAGAAATCAAAGACGCCGACGTCTGCATCGTCACGGCCGGCGTGCCGCGCAAGCCGGGCATGAGCCGCGACGATCTCATCGGCATCAACCTCAAGGTCATGGATCAGGTCGGCGCCGGCATCAAAAAGTATGCACCGAACGCATTCGTCATCTGCATCACCAACCCGCTCGACGCGATGGTGTGGGCGCTGCAGAAGTCGAGCGGCCTGCCGCGCAACATGGTCGTCGGCATGGCCGGCGTTCTCGACTCGGCTCGCTTCCGCTACTTCCTCGCCGACGAATTCAACGTCTCGGTCGAAGACGTGACGGCCTTCGTTCTCGGCGGTCACGGCGACGACATGGTGCCGCTGGTACGCTACTCGACAGTTGCCGGCATTCCGCTGCCGGACCTCGTCAAGATGGGCTGGACCACGCAGGCGAAATTGGACGCGATCGTCGACCGCACGCGCAAGGGCGGCGGCGAAATCGTCAACCTGCTCAAGACCGGCTCGGCGTTCTATGCTCCGGCTGCATCGGCCATTCAGATGGCGGAGAGCTATCTCAAGGACAAGAAGCGCGTGCTGCCGTGCGCCGCGTATCTGTCGGGCGAATACGGCGTGAAGGATCTTTACGTCGGCGTCCCGTGCGTGATCGGCGAGAAGGGTGTCGAGCGCGTCGTCGAGATCTCGCTCGCCAAACCCGAGCAGGAGATGTTCAAGAAGTCGGTCGACTCCGTGCAAGGTCTCGTCGAGGCCTGCAAGAAGGTCTCGCCCGATCTGGCGAAGTAA
- a CDS encoding winged helix-turn-helix transcriptional regulator, with protein MPRIKHSNFDCSPGCPVEGALSLIDGKWKGVILYHLLEGTLRFNEIRRKLPNVTQRMLTLQLRELEADGLVLRKVFAQVPPRVEYSLTERGRSLAPVIAALKAWGDANLPRSAEAA; from the coding sequence GTGCCCCGTATCAAGCATTCGAACTTCGACTGCAGCCCGGGCTGCCCGGTCGAAGGCGCGCTCAGCCTCATCGACGGCAAGTGGAAAGGCGTGATCCTCTACCACCTGCTCGAAGGCACCCTGCGCTTCAACGAGATCCGCCGCAAACTCCCGAATGTGACGCAGCGTATGCTCACGCTGCAGTTGCGCGAACTAGAAGCCGACGGCCTCGTCCTGCGCAAAGTTTTCGCGCAAGTGCCGCCGCGCGTGGAGTATAGTTTGACGGAACGCGGGCGCAGTCTCGCGCCGGTTATCGCGGCACTGAAAGCCTGGGGCGACGCCAATTTGCCACGCTCCGCAGAAGCCGCCTGA
- a CDS encoding MFS transporter encodes MSFASRTSDFFAGPWRAVVFLGVTQVLAWGAIYYTPVLMVPLIAAERGWSKAFTMGGYSLGILTAGIFARFIGSFIDRYGGHRVMPFGSLLGAAGLLALPHVESQIAYLAVWVVLGAAMSASLYDPAFATLGRIFGAAARRPITMLTLAGGLASTVSWPTTRALIDGVGWHNTYLIYAALLLFVAAPLHALMPRTRASVTPSPTPDGAPVPALLQPRGTAFALVVLAFAVYAFVPSGLLAHLLSMFGRAGIDPQTAVLLGMIFGPCQTLARLGEFTFARDVHPLTVARFAVASLLIGFALLAIFGLTTPVAIAFMLLFGISNGLITLCRGTVPLALFGAQGYGLTIGRIAGPALAIQSASPLIIAFVAERSSDLTAVALSGIAVALALVAFVLVPRPR; translated from the coding sequence ATGTCGTTCGCATCCCGCACATCCGATTTCTTCGCCGGTCCGTGGCGCGCCGTGGTTTTTCTCGGCGTCACGCAGGTCCTCGCGTGGGGCGCGATCTACTACACGCCGGTGCTGATGGTGCCGTTGATCGCCGCCGAGCGCGGTTGGTCGAAGGCCTTCACGATGGGCGGCTATTCGCTCGGCATCCTGACGGCCGGCATTTTTGCGCGCTTCATCGGCAGCTTCATCGATCGCTACGGTGGACATCGCGTGATGCCGTTCGGTTCGCTGCTCGGCGCCGCCGGTCTGCTGGCGTTGCCGCATGTCGAATCGCAGATAGCTTATCTCGCCGTGTGGGTCGTCCTCGGAGCCGCGATGTCGGCGTCCCTCTATGATCCCGCATTCGCGACGCTCGGCCGTATCTTCGGGGCGGCGGCGCGACGGCCGATCACGATGCTGACGCTCGCGGGCGGGCTTGCATCGACCGTGAGCTGGCCGACGACGCGCGCGCTGATCGACGGCGTCGGCTGGCACAACACGTATCTGATCTACGCTGCGCTGCTGCTGTTCGTTGCCGCGCCGCTTCACGCTCTGATGCCGCGAACGCGCGCTTCCGTCACTCCGTCGCCGACGCCAGACGGCGCGCCCGTCCCCGCTCTGCTGCAACCGCGCGGCACCGCCTTCGCGCTCGTCGTGCTGGCTTTCGCGGTCTACGCTTTCGTGCCGTCGGGCCTGCTCGCGCATCTGCTCTCGATGTTCGGCCGCGCCGGCATCGATCCGCAGACCGCGGTGTTGCTTGGAATGATTTTCGGTCCTTGCCAGACGTTGGCGCGGCTCGGCGAGTTCACGTTCGCGCGCGATGTGCATCCGCTGACTGTCGCGCGGTTCGCGGTAGCAAGCTTGCTGATCGGCTTTGCGCTGCTCGCGATCTTCGGGCTGACGACGCCGGTCGCGATCGCCTTCATGCTGCTCTTTGGCATCTCGAACGGCTTGATCACACTATGCCGCGGCACGGTCCCGCTCGCGCTGTTCGGCGCGCAAGGATACGGGCTGACCATCGGCCGCATTGCGGGACCGGCGCTCGCGATCCAATCAGCTTCGCCGCTCATCATCGCCTTTGTTGCCGAGCGATCCTCCGATCTCACGGCCGTGGCGCTATCGGGCATTGCCGTCGCGCTGGCGCTTGTCGCCTTCGTGCTCGTCCCGCGCCCGCGTTAA
- a CDS encoding L,D-transpeptidase codes for MRIILPVSAAAAVLLAAIPAHAQRFEVVPAYEYADQFAPRRAVRAPAYAVQQGPHQRGNMGGGLFEAMFGDDNAPRVSGQRYQQLARGEPSHITVPDRRPMDPKYLPQSVEYHGKEGAGTIVVDTASKFLYLVEGDGRARRYGIGVGREGFTWSGTKTITNKREWPDWRPPKEMLQRRPDLPTFMAGGPENPLGARALYLGTSLYRIHGSNEPWTIGTNVSSGCIRMRNEDVTDLYDRVKVGTRVVVM; via the coding sequence ATGCGCATCATTCTGCCGGTTTCCGCCGCCGCAGCGGTTCTCCTTGCGGCTATCCCCGCTCACGCCCAACGGTTCGAAGTCGTCCCGGCCTACGAGTATGCGGATCAGTTTGCTCCGCGACGCGCGGTCCGCGCGCCGGCTTACGCCGTGCAGCAAGGCCCGCACCAGCGCGGCAACATGGGCGGCGGTCTCTTCGAAGCAATGTTCGGCGACGACAACGCGCCGCGTGTCTCCGGCCAACGCTACCAGCAACTTGCGCGCGGCGAGCCGAGCCACATCACTGTGCCGGATCGCCGGCCGATGGACCCGAAATATCTGCCGCAGAGTGTCGAGTATCACGGCAAAGAAGGCGCCGGGACGATCGTCGTCGATACGGCCAGCAAATTCCTCTACCTCGTCGAAGGCGACGGACGCGCGCGCCGCTACGGCATCGGTGTCGGCCGCGAAGGCTTTACGTGGTCGGGCACGAAGACGATCACGAATAAGCGGGAGTGGCCGGATTGGCGTCCGCCCAAGGAAATGCTTCAGCGCCGCCCCGATCTGCCGACCTTCATGGCCGGCGGTCCGGAGAATCCGCTCGGCGCACGCGCGCTCTATCTCGGCACGTCGCTCTACCGCATTCACGGCTCGAACGAGCCGTGGACGATCGGCACCAACGTCTCGTCCGGCTGTATCCGCATGCGCAACGAAGACGTCACGGATCTCTACGATCGCGTGAAGGTCGGCACGCGCGTCGTGGTGATGTGA
- a CDS encoding zinc-binding alcohol dehydrogenase family protein — protein sequence MRAVAYQKSLPITDANSLLDIDLPKPEPKGRDLLVEVRAISVNPVDTKVRMRAQPPAGEYKVLGWDAAGVVVAAGPDAKLFKAGDEVWYAGDISRQGTNAEFHLVDERIVGPKPKSLDFATAAALPLTSITAYEMLFDRLDVRRKVPGGANAILIIGGAGGVGSIAIQLARKLTDLTIIASASRPETQDWVKKLGAHHVVDHRKPIAEQVKSLGIGEPSFVFSTTNSEQHIKEAAALIVPQGRYGLIDDPKQLDVSVLKGKSLSLHWEAMFARALFKTADIEAQHRLLTEVASLVDKGEIVSTVSENFGTINAANLKKAHALIESGTAKGKVVLAGF from the coding sequence ATGCGCGCCGTCGCCTACCAAAAATCACTGCCGATCACCGACGCGAATTCGCTGCTCGATATCGATCTGCCGAAGCCGGAGCCGAAGGGCCGCGATCTTCTCGTCGAGGTCCGCGCAATCTCGGTCAATCCGGTGGATACGAAGGTGCGCATGCGGGCGCAGCCGCCGGCCGGCGAATACAAGGTGCTGGGCTGGGACGCCGCCGGTGTCGTCGTCGCGGCAGGTCCGGACGCGAAGCTGTTCAAAGCCGGCGACGAAGTCTGGTACGCGGGCGACATCTCTCGGCAAGGCACGAACGCCGAATTCCATCTTGTCGACGAACGCATTGTGGGGCCTAAACCGAAATCGCTCGACTTCGCGACCGCGGCGGCGCTGCCGCTGACCTCGATCACGGCTTACGAAATGCTGTTCGACCGTCTCGACGTGAGGCGCAAAGTGCCGGGCGGCGCGAACGCGATCCTTATCATCGGCGGCGCGGGCGGCGTCGGCTCGATCGCGATCCAGCTTGCGCGCAAACTCACGGATCTCACGATCATCGCGTCGGCGTCACGTCCCGAGACACAGGACTGGGTGAAGAAACTCGGCGCGCATCACGTCGTCGATCATCGCAAGCCGATCGCCGAACAGGTGAAGTCATTAGGGATTGGCGAGCCGTCGTTCGTGTTCTCGACGACGAACAGCGAGCAGCACATCAAGGAAGCCGCCGCATTGATCGTGCCGCAAGGACGCTACGGTTTGATCGACGATCCGAAGCAACTCGACGTGTCGGTGCTCAAGGGCAAGAGCCTATCGCTGCACTGGGAGGCGATGTTCGCACGCGCGCTCTTCAAGACCGCCGACATCGAAGCGCAGCATCGTTTGCTGACTGAAGTCGCGAGCCTCGTCGATAAGGGCGAGATCGTCTCGACGGTGTCGGAGAATTTCGGAACGATCAACGCGGCCAATTTGAAGAAGGCGCACGCGCTGATCGAAAGCGGGACCGCGAAGGGGAAGGTCGTCCTGGCGGGATTCTGA